A stretch of Alphaproteobacteria bacterium DNA encodes these proteins:
- a CDS encoding NAD(P)/FAD-dependent oxidoreductase encodes MKKRLLSIFFWGLLFSYHFVNCSDTCAMEGIVTKHLIRQTPVLRQLTRIAHKDQLHKREIKHIKVIGGGIAGLTAAYELNKLGHKVEIIEASRRVGGRIWTHAFESTGQYGELGAMRIPASHDYALHYIGVAGLIDSLRPFITAHQNTNCFYHLRGKACRMRDATSFINETYHLSPYEQELLSKFPPPEILRQHISSAIQLVKTAGKNTNGDPESEENWGGLLGTTFLSDHALELEGLSLGEFLKRRMESPSAKELVGVTTGLELWWDKAVSMFLREGITETGDGLQEIVGGFSRLPNALSDLLRSKVNMRLNTEVVSLELLADPKHKVLIRTRPTNPTKWDSPPTNEKVTEETADYVICTIPFSVLRMMDIKGLSPMKMEAIRNLSYASSSKVLLHFQHRFWEDGSAEERILGGASMSDQITRCTYYPSDHAVQTSTKKRSRAHNSIYTVSEPLNITHKHDRNFKASNPGVLLGSYNWGQDAIRLGALPPDERAEVVIKELEKIHPEIRQHIHPREPHMAMFWDSYRWSRGAFCGMRANDMREYHHISKQREGNLFFAGEHCSLDSGWIQGAIKSALDVVEKLSEK; translated from the coding sequence ATGAAAAAAAGATTGCTGAGTATATTCTTTTGGGGATTGTTATTTTCGTATCATTTTGTGAATTGTTCAGATACATGTGCTATGGAAGGAATTGTTACAAAGCATTTAATTAGACAAACCCCAGTATTAAGACAACTCACGAGAATTGCTCATAAGGATCAACTTCATAAAAGAGAAATAAAACACATAAAAGTTATTGGTGGAGGTATAGCAGGGCTTACAGCTGCCTATGAGTTAAACAAACTCGGTCATAAGGTAGAAATTATCGAAGCTTCAAGACGCGTGGGAGGAAGAATTTGGACTCATGCTTTCGAATCAACGGGGCAATATGGGGAGTTGGGTGCCATGCGGATTCCTGCAAGTCATGATTATGCACTGCATTATATTGGCGTTGCGGGTCTTATAGACAGTCTTCGGCCCTTTATTACAGCTCATCAAAATACAAATTGTTTCTATCATTTAAGAGGAAAAGCATGCCGAATGCGAGATGCAACAAGCTTTATAAATGAAACATATCATTTATCACCATATGAGCAAGAGCTTTTGTCCAAATTTCCTCCGCCGGAGATTTTGCGTCAGCATATATCAAGCGCCATTCAATTAGTCAAAACTGCGGGAAAGAATACTAATGGTGACCCCGAAAGTGAGGAAAATTGGGGGGGATTATTAGGAACAACTTTTTTGAGTGACCATGCACTTGAACTTGAGGGGCTCTCTCTTGGAGAGTTTTTAAAACGTCGTATGGAAAGTCCAAGTGCAAAAGAGTTAGTTGGGGTTACAACTGGATTAGAGTTGTGGTGGGACAAAGCTGTATCTATGTTTCTTCGTGAGGGAATTACTGAAACAGGCGATGGACTACAAGAAATTGTGGGTGGGTTTAGCAGATTGCCAAATGCCCTTTCTGACTTGCTAAGAAGTAAGGTGAATATGCGGTTAAATACAGAAGTAGTCTCACTTGAATTACTAGCTGATCCTAAACATAAAGTATTAATAAGAACTCGACCCACAAACCCAACAAAATGGGATTCTCCTCCGACAAATGAGAAAGTAACGGAAGAGACGGCTGATTATGTTATTTGTACTATCCCCTTTAGTGTTCTTAGAATGATGGATATTAAGGGTTTAAGTCCCATGAAAATGGAAGCTATACGCAATCTTAGTTATGCATCTTCATCAAAAGTACTCCTCCATTTTCAGCATAGATTTTGGGAGGATGGGTCTGCAGAAGAGCGTATTCTTGGTGGAGCCTCAATGAGTGATCAGATTACTCGCTGCACCTATTATCCTTCAGACCATGCTGTGCAGACATCAACAAAAAAAAGATCAAGAGCACACAACAGCATCTACACAGTCTCAGAACCTTTAAACATAACTCATAAACATGATCGAAATTTCAAGGCGTCTAACCCAGGAGTCCTATTAGGGAGCTATAATTGGGGACAAGATGCTATTAGACTCGGTGCTCTTCCACCCGATGAACGTGCAGAAGTCGTCATAAAGGAACTCGAAAAAATTCATCCAGAAATTCGTCAGCACATTCATCCAAGAGAACCCCACATGGCAATGTTTTGGGATTCATATCGTTGGAGTCGGGGAGCATTTTGTGGTATGCGTGCCAATGATATGAGAGAATATCATCATATTTCTAAGCAACGTGAAGGTAATTTATTCTTTGCCGGGGAGCACTGTTCTCTAGATTCAGGTTGGATTCAAGGTGCTATTAAGTCTGCCCTAGATGTAGTTGAAAAATTGTCAGAGAAATAA